A single region of the Nitrososphaerota archaeon genome encodes:
- a CDS encoding ATP-binding cassette domain-containing protein, translated as MIRLEDVKMHFTVRKGLFKTATMKAVDGVSLKIGKGEIVALVGESGSGKTTLGRLTLRLLQPTAGRIFFENQDITNLHEAKLKLFRRRVQAVFQDPYSSIDPFMNIYQIVEEPLVIHRIGDEKQRREHVYKTLEDVRLTPPQDYAEKYPHMLSGGQRQRVGIARALVLNPEYIMADEPVSMIDASSRVEILQLLKRLQETYNISFLYITHDIATARYFSDRVSVMYRGRVVESGPSEKVIEKPLHPYTKQLIAAVPEPDPSNRFRERSVVETGSFDNEDADLVEVEPDHYVAGFKK; from the coding sequence ATGATTAGACTTGAGGATGTGAAGATGCACTTCACAGTGAGGAAAGGGCTGTTCAAGACCGCTACAATGAAGGCGGTTGACGGCGTCTCCCTCAAAATCGGGAAAGGCGAGATAGTGGCGCTTGTAGGCGAGTCAGGATCAGGTAAGACAACCCTTGGACGATTGACGCTCCGGTTGCTGCAGCCTACTGCTGGCCGCATCTTCTTCGAAAACCAAGATATTACGAACCTGCATGAGGCGAAGCTGAAGCTGTTTAGGAGACGGGTTCAAGCGGTCTTTCAGGACCCGTATTCAAGCATCGACCCCTTCATGAACATCTACCAGATAGTGGAGGAGCCCCTCGTAATCCACCGTATCGGCGACGAGAAGCAGCGTCGGGAGCACGTGTATAAGACGCTGGAGGATGTCAGGTTGACACCACCTCAGGACTATGCGGAGAAGTATCCTCACATGCTTTCCGGAGGCCAGCGGCAAAGAGTAGGTATTGCTCGGGCGCTTGTGCTTAACCCGGAGTACATTATGGCTGATGAACCGGTGTCGATGATTGACGCTTCGAGCCGCGTAGAGATCCTTCAGCTCCTGAAGAGGCTTCAGGAGACCTATAACATATCCTTCCTCTACATTACGCACGACATAGCAACTGCAAGATACTTCTCAGACAGGGTTTCAGTAATGTACCGGGGACGAGTAGTTGAGTCAGGACCGTCGGAGAAGGTGATTGAGAAGCCGCTGCACCCCTACACTAAGCAGCTGATAGCGGCGGTTCCTGAACCTGATCCGTCTAACAGGTTCCGAGAGAGAAGCGTGGTGGAGACAGGAAGCTTCGATAATGAGGATGCTGATTTGGTGGAGGTTGAGCCAGATCACTATGTTGCAGGCTTCAAGAAGTAG
- a CDS encoding ABC transporter permease, which yields MKAARVLAVRGATLFGVLIASLLLVIVVLGATGVSDRMIGSIVNEQVREMRQSLAQTIRDPDQLEKVVSEQQQHLISFYGLDRPWYTRLPDMVWRVLTLDLGSARTLKSFEGSTRVSDIVLERLPNTIILVTTALVISAVIGLYVGVKLATRVGSRLDRSMSYLSAASYALPTWWVGILLILVLSFQIRLFPFGGIISAPAPQDPLARASDVVWHAALPVATLVVASVGSWAYAVRTMVLNTAQEDFVTAARAKGLPEGVVMRRHIIRVAAPPILTNIVLGLAASLGGAILTETVFNWPGMGRLYFDAIMALDENVIVALTFMFTVLYVLARFVLEVLYIMLDPRVRY from the coding sequence TTGAAAGCGGCTAGAGTGCTGGCGGTCAGAGGAGCGACCCTGTTTGGGGTACTTATCGCAAGCCTACTCCTAGTCATCGTCGTCTTAGGCGCCACCGGCGTCTCTGACAGAATGATCGGCTCCATAGTTAATGAGCAGGTTCGCGAGATGAGGCAGTCGCTTGCTCAAACCATCAGGGATCCTGATCAGCTTGAGAAGGTTGTCTCAGAACAGCAGCAGCACCTGATCTCATTCTACGGTCTGGATCGGCCTTGGTATACGCGTCTACCGGATATGGTGTGGCGTGTGCTTACTCTCGACCTAGGCTCAGCACGGACATTGAAGAGCTTCGAGGGAAGCACCCGGGTCTCGGACATTGTGCTTGAACGGCTCCCCAACACAATTATTCTGGTGACCACCGCGCTTGTAATCAGTGCGGTTATCGGGCTTTACGTCGGCGTCAAGCTCGCTACACGTGTTGGGAGCAGGCTTGACAGATCTATGTCTTACCTCTCCGCAGCTTCTTATGCGTTACCCACATGGTGGGTAGGCATCCTGCTCATACTTGTGTTATCTTTTCAGATAAGACTCTTCCCGTTCGGCGGAATCATTAGTGCTCCGGCTCCGCAGGATCCTTTAGCTAGAGCATCAGATGTGGTTTGGCATGCTGCTCTACCCGTTGCTACACTGGTTGTGGCGTCTGTAGGCAGCTGGGCTTACGCGGTGAGGACAATGGTGTTGAACACGGCGCAGGAGGATTTTGTTACAGCTGCTCGAGCAAAGGGGCTGCCTGAAGGTGTTGTTATGAGGAGGCACATTATCAGGGTGGCTGCTCCGCCGATCTTGACTAATATCGTGCTGGGTTTAGCAGCGTCACTCGGAGGCGCGATTCTAACTGAGACGGTCTTCAACTGGCCCGGGATGGGTAGGCTTTACTTCGACGCAATCATGGCGCTTGACGAGAACGTCATTGTCGCCTTAACCTTCATGTTCACAGTGCTCTACGTCTTAGCTAGGTTCGTTCTTGAAGTGCTGTACATTATGCTGGATCCGAGAGTGAGGTACTAG
- a CDS encoding type II secretion system F family protein — translation MSKQKQAVEPKKPKKEKSEGQSGLAKLSLKLFRRPAVMLGNRLPQIKQALSKSGRRDPPENYIAIVVFATVCSISVALVGVLLFFMLRSPFTLLLIFVPLFVFLFGIGQPWISASSKSGSIDTELPYVISYFSILSGGGISLLVTLRRISKVTLFPTLSAESKRILTDIDMYGLDPISALEKSAKSTPNKYLADFFSGYTSLLRAGGHLTSYMDAKIHEIFNHRLMKMRSSSGTIGIFAEAYVAATVVMGLCFYLIFALQSVVNRTGLSGLSNAVAFSTIFIPIISIVFFYLIDAVQVKDGPIVSFKNLNTIFLGFVAVPVLVFLPFEAPLYLKIGVGLIIACVYPAIKFEREARARKAIENALPKFVRDIAEVRKTGLSPERCIQQVASQNYGALSEHIREMSAQIGWGIPIRKVMTNFANSIQIWSAKAIAFVLLEVVDLGGGTAEMFETMADFAQQMKEIAREQRSSLRPLIIVPYFGAVMMVASTMMMMNFLITPSSSGSNGEISSIIGALLTGAVSQGWIMGFASGKMGEGSMYAGFKHALALAAISIATIYVLQAFLPGVK, via the coding sequence TTGAGTAAACAGAAGCAGGCGGTGGAGCCCAAGAAGCCTAAGAAGGAGAAGAGTGAAGGTCAGAGTGGACTCGCTAAACTGTCGCTGAAACTTTTCCGTCGACCCGCGGTTATGCTGGGCAACCGGTTGCCTCAGATCAAGCAGGCGCTGTCGAAATCCGGTCGAAGAGATCCGCCTGAAAATTACATTGCGATTGTTGTATTTGCTACGGTTTGTTCGATATCTGTTGCACTAGTAGGTGTTCTCCTGTTCTTTATGCTGCGCAGTCCGTTTACGCTACTTCTGATATTTGTTCCTTTGTTTGTCTTCTTATTTGGAATAGGGCAGCCTTGGATATCCGCCTCTTCCAAGTCAGGTTCAATCGATACGGAACTTCCCTACGTTATCAGTTACTTCAGCATACTATCCGGCGGCGGCATATCTCTGCTCGTCACGCTGCGAAGAATCAGCAAGGTCACCTTATTTCCCACCCTCTCAGCAGAGTCGAAACGGATCCTGACTGACATAGACATGTATGGCTTGGATCCGATCTCGGCGCTCGAAAAATCAGCTAAATCTACGCCCAACAAGTATCTCGCTGATTTCTTCTCAGGATACACGTCGCTTCTGCGTGCTGGTGGCCACCTGACCAGCTACATGGATGCGAAGATCCATGAAATATTCAACCACAGGCTGATGAAGATGCGGAGCTCCTCCGGTACAATAGGCATCTTCGCTGAAGCATATGTTGCAGCCACAGTCGTAATGGGGCTCTGCTTCTACCTAATCTTCGCACTCCAATCGGTCGTAAACAGGACTGGGTTGAGTGGTCTGTCAAACGCAGTCGCCTTCTCAACCATCTTCATTCCCATCATCTCGATTGTCTTCTTCTACTTGATTGATGCGGTACAAGTCAAGGATGGCCCAATAGTCTCGTTCAAGAATCTGAACACGATCTTCCTCGGTTTCGTGGCGGTGCCAGTGTTAGTGTTCCTCCCCTTCGAAGCACCGCTCTACCTCAAGATAGGGGTCGGTCTGATAATAGCCTGTGTTTATCCAGCGATAAAGTTTGAGCGAGAGGCAAGAGCCCGTAAAGCAATCGAGAATGCGCTGCCGAAATTCGTTAGAGATATCGCTGAGGTGAGAAAGACAGGTCTTTCACCGGAGCGTTGTATTCAGCAGGTCGCTTCACAGAACTATGGAGCCCTCTCGGAGCATATCCGAGAAATGTCAGCCCAAATCGGCTGGGGAATACCGATAAGAAAGGTGATGACGAATTTCGCCAACAGTATCCAGATATGGTCAGCAAAAGCCATCGCGTTCGTTCTCCTTGAAGTCGTTGATCTAGGTGGAGGAACGGCTGAAATGTTCGAGACAATGGCTGATTTCGCGCAGCAGATGAAGGAGATTGCTCGCGAACAGAGATCCAGTCTTCGCCCACTCATTATCGTACCTTACTTTGGGGCAGTAATGATGGTTGCTAGCACAATGATGATGATGAACTTTCTCATCACACCGTCCTCTTCGGGATCTAACGGCGAGATCTCCTCCATCATTGGTGCGCTTCTGACAGGCGCTGTGTCGCAGGGGTGGATAATGGGTTTCGCATCAGGAAAAATGGGTGAAGGCAGCATGTACGCAGGCTTCAAACATGCGCTTGCACTAGCAGCAATAAGCATCGCGACAATCTATGTCCTGCAGGCCTTCCTACCGGGAGTGAAGTAA
- a CDS encoding CbbQ/NirQ/NorQ/GpvN family protein — protein MSSGDEGKKRTMQYVKQGDVKGHIRKDVDLVKTEIGDTTLYISTARPRIKKSRLVERYNVEKYDLSMGYNCPDFALELMPSDTPEYIDQGENYVQRIVRALAYFKQCALVGPSGTGKTHIVYLVAELAGLPLWEINCGLQTSSYDLFGRYIGLGKENWVDGQIVSWCRYGGILYLDEANMMKQDVATRLNPVLDTRGHIVLTEKDNEIIPRHPRGYVIISMNPYSSEFAGTKPLNAAFRRRMTVWINFDYLSIGDKVAQEEVAMIGNKAGVSPDVALKITKVGAELRRQYKTGDIPYGPSVGDLINWARLISDGMTPKQSAEEAIVALTSDDSEVQSAVRRIVAMFFGSD, from the coding sequence TTGTCGAGCGGAGACGAGGGAAAAAAACGTACTATGCAGTACGTTAAGCAGGGGGATGTGAAGGGACACATCCGGAAGGATGTGGATCTCGTAAAGACCGAGATTGGAGACACCACCCTTTACATATCAACCGCACGGCCTCGTATCAAAAAGTCTCGGCTCGTTGAAAGATACAATGTTGAGAAATACGATTTGTCAATGGGTTACAACTGCCCGGACTTCGCGTTAGAACTGATGCCTTCAGATACGCCTGAGTATATTGATCAGGGTGAAAATTATGTGCAGCGAATTGTCAGGGCGCTCGCCTACTTTAAGCAGTGCGCTCTAGTCGGGCCAAGCGGAACCGGTAAAACACACATTGTATACCTAGTGGCTGAGCTCGCAGGACTGCCGCTCTGGGAGATTAACTGCGGTCTCCAGACCTCATCCTACGACCTGTTTGGAAGATATATTGGGCTTGGGAAGGAGAACTGGGTAGATGGACAGATAGTGTCTTGGTGCAGGTACGGAGGCATCCTCTACCTAGATGAAGCGAACATGATGAAGCAGGACGTTGCGACTCGTCTCAACCCTGTCCTCGACACAAGAGGGCACATTGTTCTCACCGAGAAGGACAACGAGATCATCCCCCGCCACCCAAGAGGCTACGTCATCATCAGCATGAACCCATACTCCTCGGAGTTCGCAGGCACAAAACCGCTCAACGCAGCCTTCAGAAGAAGAATGACGGTCTGGATTAACTTTGACTATCTAAGTATCGGAGACAAGGTCGCGCAGGAAGAAGTTGCGATGATAGGTAACAAGGCTGGTGTATCCCCTGACGTAGCGTTAAAGATCACGAAGGTCGGCGCAGAACTCCGCAGGCAGTACAAGACAGGAGATATACCGTATGGACCATCGGTCGGAGACCTCATAAACTGGGCGCGGCTTATCTCAGACGGAATGACTCCGAAGCAGTCTGCAGAGGAGGCCATCGTGGCGTTGACAAGCGACGACTCAGAGGTCCAAAGCGCTGTCAGACGCATCGTAGCAATGTTCTTCGGGTCTGATTAA
- a CDS encoding ABC transporter ATP-binding protein has product MPMLEVRDLKLQYSSARGVVKAVDGVSFDIEKGEALGIVGESGSGKTSLSLALMRVLPKNVHAYEGQVTLDGKEITGLPDETFRKQVRWRQISMVFQGAQNSLNPVLKVGFQAAEPMLVRSKSDRREARKRVEDLFEMVGLPREIYDRYPHELSGGMKQRVGVASALVLDPRLIILDEPTSALDVSIQAQIMNLLKRLKRELGLSMIFITHDIALSSDICDHLAVLYAGEVVEKGSAEQIFGNPKHPYTQLLLASVPRLKSNADPRYIPGAPPDLTSPPPGCRFHPRCPYRFEPCDHKVPPQVKVDEGQTAKCWLNVESERVKAKK; this is encoded by the coding sequence ATGCCTATGCTCGAGGTTCGCGACCTGAAGCTCCAGTACAGCTCTGCAAGAGGAGTTGTGAAGGCGGTTGACGGCGTCTCCTTCGACATCGAGAAGGGAGAGGCGTTAGGCATAGTCGGCGAGTCTGGGAGCGGAAAAACAAGCCTGTCACTCGCATTGATGAGGGTTCTCCCGAAGAATGTGCACGCCTACGAGGGTCAGGTGACGCTTGACGGAAAGGAGATTACAGGGCTTCCCGACGAGACCTTCAGGAAGCAGGTTCGGTGGCGCCAGATATCAATGGTTTTCCAAGGAGCCCAGAACTCGCTTAACCCTGTCCTCAAAGTAGGTTTTCAGGCCGCTGAACCTATGCTTGTCAGAAGCAAATCTGACCGCAGAGAGGCGCGTAAACGGGTAGAGGATCTCTTCGAGATGGTAGGGCTGCCGAGAGAAATCTATGACCGATACCCGCATGAGTTGAGCGGCGGAATGAAGCAGCGCGTAGGCGTGGCTTCAGCCCTCGTGCTGGACCCGAGGCTCATTATTCTCGACGAGCCGACATCAGCCCTAGACGTCAGTATTCAGGCGCAGATTATGAACCTGTTGAAAAGGCTGAAGCGGGAACTAGGCCTCTCAATGATATTCATCACCCATGATATTGCTTTGTCAAGCGACATCTGCGACCATCTGGCTGTGCTGTATGCTGGTGAGGTTGTGGAGAAGGGAAGCGCGGAGCAGATATTCGGCAACCCGAAGCACCCTTACACGCAGCTGCTCCTCGCAAGCGTCCCAAGACTAAAATCAAACGCAGATCCAAGATATATTCCCGGCGCCCCACCTGATCTGACTTCACCTCCTCCCGGCTGCCGCTTCCACCCCAGATGCCCCTACCGCTTCGAACCGTGTGATCACAAGGTGCCGCCTCAGGTGAAGGTGGATGAAGGGCAGACTGCGAAATGCTGGCTAAACGTAGAATCTGAGAGGGTGAAGGCGAAGAAATGA
- a CDS encoding VWA domain-containing protein, whose translation MSFYDYASTRLFEITQKSPADLKLLLSSQEEHPRLLRNENGYKIILPKPVKIKTGAFLLHGAEFPEDERAPLLQMFTASVYHLGIHVVASDFTIYEKWSRKKDRYLAGFAKSLVEDAAVDAYLRAYWPGLRSVIAYANANSYVRLRGAGDQEIPHGLALHQDVLSRQLIGSCKGAALETSKDAENIMNILADLERSIGKWFEAREGEESKPGSKGRLPPRATEQDRLEAASKIWEILHGKDSPLETPSPPYCDYWGGNSLFNSPFSFEENHIDVLKVSYSRMDLNVVEEEFMKEQTGFKEEADRIFDVEFVNSGRVEKALKQYNEMGAGLNFRSYVIPAEDYSEYIRTRGILAGAIRRILDETRKIKQVQDDNPLEEAGALDLQAAIQVIASQSARNDIFMKEEVLQKSEAWAILVDASLSLRMFELDVRSIAVCLAEVAKDLVSSPNSWGLFAFNDTYQIVKDFYEPYSNKSRAKIGGLKHSGLSYIPDAVELTTKALAKTGEDVKVLLLVTDGVPLGYPGIEQRLKDSFAKARASNVTPVVIGLGNQKVKQIFKPNPSCSIDGAAELMKQFVKMYFEMQSCM comes from the coding sequence ATGAGCTTCTACGACTACGCATCAACTCGTCTCTTCGAAATCACACAGAAGAGCCCGGCTGATCTCAAGCTACTCCTCTCAAGCCAAGAGGAACACCCACGCCTGCTGCGAAACGAGAACGGCTACAAGATAATACTGCCCAAGCCTGTGAAGATAAAGACCGGGGCATTCCTGCTCCACGGGGCAGAGTTTCCCGAAGATGAGCGGGCACCACTTCTACAGATGTTCACCGCCTCAGTTTATCACCTAGGGATACACGTCGTCGCCTCAGACTTCACGATTTACGAAAAATGGTCCCGCAAGAAAGACAGGTACCTCGCGGGGTTCGCGAAGAGCCTAGTTGAGGACGCAGCTGTAGATGCCTACCTTAGAGCTTACTGGCCAGGCCTGCGCTCAGTTATTGCATATGCGAACGCAAATTCCTACGTAAGGCTGCGCGGCGCCGGTGATCAAGAGATACCGCATGGCCTCGCACTGCATCAGGATGTACTGTCGCGTCAGCTAATAGGCAGCTGCAAAGGAGCCGCTCTTGAGACATCTAAGGACGCCGAGAACATTATGAATATACTTGCTGATTTAGAGAGATCTATTGGCAAGTGGTTCGAAGCAAGAGAAGGTGAGGAGAGCAAACCTGGTTCTAAGGGGCGGCTCCCACCGCGAGCGACCGAGCAGGACAGATTAGAAGCCGCTTCCAAAATATGGGAGATTCTTCACGGCAAAGACTCTCCGCTGGAGACACCTTCACCTCCCTACTGTGATTACTGGGGTGGAAACAGCCTCTTCAATTCACCATTCTCTTTCGAGGAGAATCACATTGATGTGTTAAAAGTATCATACAGCCGAATGGATCTAAATGTTGTTGAAGAGGAATTTATGAAGGAGCAGACCGGTTTCAAGGAAGAAGCAGACAGAATCTTTGACGTAGAGTTTGTCAACAGCGGCCGAGTAGAAAAGGCATTGAAGCAGTACAACGAGATGGGCGCCGGATTAAACTTCAGATCTTACGTGATACCAGCTGAAGACTACTCTGAATACATCAGGACACGCGGCATCTTAGCAGGTGCAATCCGTAGAATACTTGATGAAACGAGAAAGATAAAGCAGGTTCAAGATGACAACCCTCTTGAAGAGGCTGGAGCCCTAGATCTCCAAGCGGCCATACAGGTAATTGCCAGCCAGAGCGCTAGGAATGACATATTCATGAAGGAGGAGGTGCTTCAGAAGAGCGAGGCTTGGGCAATACTTGTCGATGCCAGCTTAAGCCTGAGAATGTTCGAATTAGATGTTAGATCAATCGCGGTATGCCTCGCAGAGGTAGCTAAAGACCTAGTATCAAGCCCCAACTCGTGGGGCCTTTTCGCCTTTAACGACACATATCAAATCGTTAAAGACTTCTACGAGCCTTACTCGAACAAGTCACGAGCAAAGATCGGTGGACTCAAACACAGCGGATTATCATACATCCCTGACGCTGTTGAGCTGACCACCAAAGCGTTGGCGAAGACCGGTGAAGACGTCAAGGTTCTTCTTCTCGTCACAGACGGCGTACCTCTAGGTTACCCCGGTATCGAGCAGAGACTCAAGGACAGTTTCGCGAAGGCGAGAGCATCCAACGTTACTCCTGTAGTTATCGGGTTGGGGAACCAGAAGGTCAAGCAAATATTCAAGCCCAACCCCAGCTGCTCTATCGATGGTGCAGCTGAACTGATGAAGCAGTTCGTAAAGATGTATTTTGAAATGCAGTCCTGCATGTAG
- a CDS encoding ABC transporter permease yields MSRRAKNVLKELLSTGSGKVGAAFFITLVIISVGVIVAYPANFGLRYWSNPVLWADNPQVAPPSWTNLFNSEKHLETKVFESTGQAERLPEPGAMRIIYRFNLDYAADEAPSFTSLTVQNVSYRDRPPIITVTVQRPDGKSISLYQLIVSGPRPGEQPPFRRYYDTPFRVRLSGEPNVASAVSDFLEQQFSVSISDQDLLVKGVDQAVFGVPDGYGGFMVLKGNYTVRVDALLYNQSDSVGHLKYVMGGSVFGLLGTDTLGRDLSVGLLFGFPVALFIGLVTSVVTTFIGTVTGIVSGYIGGKTDTAIQRASDILANIPLLPILIFLAFIVGQNLFIIILILIAFGWPGLTILIRSMVLQIRSGNLVEATTTLGASKSRIMFRHIFPQTAPFVFAQMIFSTPAAILAEASLSFLGLGDPSLPTWGQILEAGFQNGGVYVGYWWWILPPGLLIVITAMTFVLLALALEPVVNPRLRRVQ; encoded by the coding sequence ATGTCTCGTCGGGCAAAAAACGTCTTGAAGGAGCTTCTTTCAACAGGCTCAGGAAAAGTCGGCGCTGCCTTCTTCATCACGCTGGTGATAATATCGGTTGGCGTCATAGTGGCTTACCCTGCTAATTTCGGCCTTAGATACTGGAGTAACCCTGTGCTTTGGGCGGATAATCCTCAGGTGGCCCCTCCGAGCTGGACAAACCTGTTCAACAGCGAAAAGCATCTGGAGACCAAGGTGTTTGAGAGCACGGGACAGGCTGAGCGACTACCTGAACCGGGTGCGATGCGGATAATCTACCGCTTCAACCTAGATTATGCTGCGGACGAGGCACCTAGCTTCACTTCGCTCACGGTGCAGAACGTTTCATACCGGGATCGACCGCCAATCATCACGGTGACTGTGCAGCGGCCTGACGGGAAGAGCATCAGCCTATACCAGTTAATCGTCTCCGGACCTAGGCCGGGTGAGCAACCGCCGTTCCGCCGTTACTACGATACACCGTTTAGGGTCCGGTTGAGCGGTGAGCCTAACGTAGCCTCAGCTGTGTCTGATTTCTTGGAGCAGCAGTTCTCAGTCTCCATCAGTGACCAGGATCTGCTGGTTAAAGGCGTGGATCAGGCGGTCTTCGGTGTTCCAGATGGCTACGGAGGATTTATGGTGTTAAAAGGCAACTACACCGTCAGGGTTGACGCGTTGCTTTACAACCAATCCGACTCGGTGGGTCACCTAAAATACGTTATGGGAGGCTCTGTCTTCGGCCTCTTAGGAACCGACACTTTAGGGAGAGATCTGTCGGTTGGGCTGCTCTTCGGTTTCCCAGTAGCGCTCTTCATAGGACTCGTCACCTCAGTGGTTACCACGTTTATTGGAACTGTAACAGGCATTGTGAGCGGCTACATAGGTGGGAAGACTGATACTGCGATACAGCGAGCCTCAGATATTCTCGCCAACATTCCGCTTCTTCCTATCCTCATCTTCCTGGCCTTCATCGTCGGACAGAACCTCTTCATCATCATCTTGATACTGATCGCGTTCGGCTGGCCGGGCTTAACCATCCTAATCAGGTCGATGGTGCTTCAAATCCGTTCAGGAAACCTTGTTGAGGCAACAACCACTCTCGGCGCATCTAAATCACGCATCATGTTCAGGCACATTTTTCCTCAGACCGCGCCCTTCGTCTTCGCCCAGATGATATTCTCCACACCGGCTGCGATACTCGCTGAAGCCTCCTTGAGCTTCCTAGGGTTAGGAGACCCGTCGCTACCCACTTGGGGACAGATACTTGAAGCAGGATTCCAGAACGGCGGCGTCTACGTAGGCTACTGGTGGTGGATCCTGCCACCCGGCCTCCTCATAGTAATCACCGCCATGACATTTGTCCTACTCGCACTGGCCCTTGAACCTGTAGTTAACCCGCGTCTAAGGAGGGTGCAGTAA
- a CDS encoding type II/IV secretion system ATPase subunit — translation MFKGKKHGKKASNEPDIIEPTDAGKTQKVSLGQIQQSGIPENYVEIDRYPLTPPFAYAVITQNTENLEHLYVVDELPLTPNERKIYNDLKAILEYELKPAEENETPQESFRKQLPKVIAAHQGELTDLSGLEARKITYYATRDMLGLERIGPLMDDPLIEDISCGGLNKPIYVWHKKYESMMANIRFETEEELDNFIVKLVHLSGKHISTTYPIVDATLPGKHRLSAMFRREVTPLGTSFTIRKFKEDPYTIIDLLNLGTINESIATYLWMLMDNKMSLMVLGSTGAGKTTALNAISGFIPASYKIFTVEEVAEINLPHENWVSSISRTGYGAQDEGAIGLFELLKAAVRHRPDYIVVGEVRGEEAYVLFQAVATGHGGLCTMHADQVEAALKRLVQDPMNVPAASIPLMHCALVVKRVNTRTGPGSRSIVRRVTQMSEIMGVDAVKDISTWNPAKDEYEINISGSRLLKRIAESNGLTLDEVREEMERRKRVLRWMRAHNMRDYRKFSQTIAMYRKDPERVYRRAMKFTEIPGV, via the coding sequence ATGTTCAAAGGAAAGAAACATGGTAAAAAAGCGTCGAATGAGCCTGACATAATCGAGCCTACGGATGCGGGCAAGACTCAAAAGGTGTCTCTGGGCCAGATCCAGCAGTCAGGAATACCCGAAAACTACGTGGAGATCGACAGGTACCCCCTGACGCCCCCGTTCGCCTACGCCGTCATAACCCAGAACACGGAAAACCTTGAACACCTGTACGTGGTAGACGAACTTCCCTTAACACCAAATGAGAGGAAAATCTACAACGACCTCAAAGCCATACTAGAATACGAGCTGAAACCTGCAGAGGAAAATGAAACACCGCAGGAGAGCTTCCGAAAGCAGTTACCCAAAGTTATCGCTGCACACCAAGGTGAGCTGACCGATTTATCAGGCCTCGAAGCCCGAAAAATCACGTACTACGCTACTCGCGATATGCTTGGCCTCGAACGTATCGGCCCACTGATGGATGACCCGCTCATAGAGGATATTAGCTGCGGCGGACTGAACAAACCGATCTACGTTTGGCACAAGAAATACGAGAGCATGATGGCGAACATCCGGTTCGAGACCGAGGAAGAACTCGACAACTTCATAGTGAAACTTGTCCACCTGTCAGGGAAACACATCAGCACCACCTACCCAATAGTTGACGCCACCCTCCCAGGCAAACACCGTCTCTCAGCTATGTTTAGACGTGAAGTAACTCCTCTAGGAACAAGCTTCACAATCAGAAAATTCAAAGAAGATCCGTACACCATCATAGACCTGCTTAACCTAGGCACAATTAACGAGAGCATTGCCACCTATCTCTGGATGCTGATGGACAACAAAATGTCGCTGATGGTCCTAGGTTCCACAGGAGCGGGAAAAACCACTGCGCTCAACGCTATATCAGGCTTCATACCGGCAAGCTACAAGATATTCACCGTAGAGGAGGTCGCTGAAATCAACCTTCCTCACGAGAACTGGGTCTCATCAATCTCAAGAACCGGTTACGGCGCCCAAGACGAAGGCGCAATCGGTCTCTTCGAACTCCTAAAGGCCGCGGTGAGACACCGACCCGACTACATTGTTGTAGGAGAGGTTAGAGGAGAAGAAGCATACGTGCTCTTCCAAGCAGTCGCAACCGGGCACGGAGGACTCTGCACAATGCACGCTGATCAGGTTGAGGCCGCTTTGAAGAGACTGGTTCAAGACCCTATGAATGTGCCTGCAGCCAGCATCCCCCTCATGCACTGCGCTCTGGTAGTCAAACGAGTAAACACACGTACAGGACCAGGATCAAGAAGCATCGTCAGAAGAGTCACACAGATGTCTGAAATCATGGGAGTTGACGCAGTGAAGGACATATCGACCTGGAACCCGGCGAAAGACGAGTATGAAATAAACATCTCCGGAAGCAGACTTCTCAAACGCATAGCGGAGAGCAACGGCTTAACGCTCGACGAGGTTAGAGAGGAGATGGAGAGACGAAAGAGAGTGCTCCGCTGGATGAGAGCACATAACATGAGAGACTACCGAAAGTTCAGCCAAACCATAGCGATGTACCGGAAAGATCCTGAAAGAGTCTATCGCCGAGCGATGAAGTTCACCGAGATTCCTGGGGTGTAG